From Halotia branconii CENA392, the proteins below share one genomic window:
- the hemF gene encoding oxygen-dependent coproporphyrinogen oxidase has translation MTDLLEKSVLQQPKMRGVIDKTFRQMFENTCQALEVLEGKDLEEKSWNRDRHNIWTVGESKEGAVYIDRALHNGNVLEKIGANYVAIEGELPPGMSFQQSGALDTKKADLITTNKGNRFFATGSSFVIHPRNPMAPTAHVNYRYFQINHDTQPIYWWFGGGADLTPAYFFEEDAVHFHQVHKQVCDQYDFSYYPRFKKSCDEYFHIPHRGESRGIGGIFFDHLNQGNPQELLALVSHCANSFLPAYMPIVERRKDMNFTEQNKYWQRLVRGRYVEFILSCDRGLRFGLASGMVKQQSVFNCMPPAASWEYDDQPVPGSKEAMLKEVLKNPREWL, from the coding sequence ATGACAGATTTGCTAGAGAAATCAGTGCTACAACAACCAAAAATGCGTGGGGTAATCGACAAGACTTTCAGACAGATGTTTGAAAATACTTGCCAAGCTCTTGAGGTGTTAGAGGGTAAGGATTTAGAAGAAAAATCTTGGAACCGCGATCGCCATAATATCTGGACGGTTGGTGAAAGTAAAGAAGGCGCTGTATATATTGATCGCGCTCTGCACAATGGCAATGTCTTAGAAAAAATAGGAGCCAACTATGTCGCAATAGAAGGTGAATTACCTCCTGGGATGTCTTTTCAGCAATCAGGGGCTTTGGACACGAAAAAAGCAGATTTAATAACTACTAACAAAGGGAACCGCTTCTTCGCTACAGGTTCTAGCTTTGTGATCCATCCCCGTAACCCGATGGCTCCTACTGCCCATGTCAACTACCGCTATTTTCAGATCAATCATGATACCCAACCCATTTATTGGTGGTTTGGCGGCGGTGCAGATCTTACACCAGCTTACTTTTTTGAAGAAGATGCAGTGCATTTTCATCAGGTACATAAACAAGTTTGTGATCAGTATGATTTTTCTTATTACCCCCGCTTTAAAAAATCGTGTGACGAGTACTTCCACATCCCACATCGTGGTGAAAGCCGAGGTATTGGTGGAATTTTCTTTGATCATCTAAATCAAGGTAATCCCCAAGAACTTTTGGCGCTTGTAAGTCATTGTGCTAATTCTTTCCTTCCTGCTTATATGCCAATTGTCGAAAGACGCAAAGATATGAACTTTACAGAACAAAATAAATACTGGCAACGTCTTGTGCGTGGGCGTTATGTAGAGTTTATCTTGTCATGCGATCGCGGTCTACGTTTTGGTCTGGCAAGCGGCATGGTTAAGCAACAAAGTGTATTTAATTGTATGCCTCCTGCTGCTAGTTGGGAATATGATGATCAACCTGTCCCAGGTAGTAAAGAAGCAATGCTAAAAGAAGTACTAAAAAATCCTAGAGAGTGGCTATAA
- a CDS encoding type 1 glutamine amidotransferase domain-containing protein produces the protein MRELSNLRVAVIATDGFEESELVEPVRALKEAGATVEILSAKSGQIQAFRHHDKTIMVNVDRVLDQAKPDEYDAVLLPGGALNADTLRMESAVQSFLRQIQEANKPIAAICHAPWELVSADLVRGRTLTSYYTIQDDIRNAGGNWVDQEVVVDGNWVTSRQPDDIPAFNREMLELLSRLVSSGSGTR, from the coding sequence ATGCGTGAGCTATCAAATTTACGTGTAGCGGTTATTGCAACCGATGGTTTTGAAGAATCAGAACTTGTTGAGCCAGTGCGTGCTTTGAAAGAAGCTGGTGCAACAGTAGAAATTTTGTCAGCCAAGTCAGGTCAAATTCAAGCATTTCGACATCATGACAAAACCATTATGGTTAATGTTGACCGAGTGCTTGATCAAGCTAAACCCGATGAGTATGATGCTGTACTATTACCAGGAGGCGCTCTGAACGCAGATACCCTCCGCATGGAGTCAGCAGTCCAATCTTTCCTGCGTCAAATACAAGAGGCAAACAAACCAATTGCTGCAATTTGTCATGCTCCGTGGGAGTTAGTTTCCGCTGATTTAGTGCGTGGACGAACGCTGACTAGTTACTATACTATTCAAGACGATATTCGTAACGCAGGCGGCAATTGGGTAGATCAAGAAGTTGTGGTAGATGGCAACTGGGTAACAAGTCGCCAGCCAGATGATATACCCGCATTCAATCGAGAAATGTTAGAGCTATTATCGCGCTTAGTTTCTTCTGGTTCTGGCACTCGCTAA
- a CDS encoding 2OG-Fe(II) oxygenase produces MQLASQQLESKDVKVQLLLAGGYEYTVYLKSDAPLLHSLLTTVVARAYNKEAAEHNLFQIPIDAGHSALCFSSDRLVGVVTEPPVWIQQIEEVKPPSLDILNSHYIQIENFLPPQEYEQLINYVLDKESDFVATSTSTKDQDYRRSMVLYSFPEFTELIVKRIQEIMGDVISKLGLPSFVISQIECQLTAHNDGNYYKMHNDNGSPETATRELTYVYYFNKQPKAFSGGELIIYDSKIENNFYVNAESYKKLEPLNNSIVFFISRYMHEVLPVICPSKAFADSRFTINGWVRR; encoded by the coding sequence ATGCAACTAGCTTCACAGCAACTTGAGTCGAAAGATGTCAAAGTTCAGCTTCTTTTAGCCGGAGGTTATGAATACACCGTTTATTTAAAATCGGATGCACCTTTACTGCATAGTCTTTTAACAACAGTTGTAGCTCGTGCCTATAATAAAGAAGCTGCTGAGCATAATTTATTTCAAATTCCCATAGATGCAGGTCATTCTGCTTTGTGTTTTTCAAGCGATCGCCTTGTAGGTGTAGTGACAGAACCTCCTGTGTGGATACAGCAAATAGAAGAAGTAAAGCCACCATCTCTTGATATTTTAAATTCTCATTATATACAAATCGAGAATTTCTTACCGCCCCAAGAATACGAGCAATTAATCAACTATGTTCTAGACAAAGAATCAGATTTTGTAGCTACTAGTACTTCCACTAAAGATCAGGATTATCGCCGTTCAATGGTTCTTTATTCTTTTCCCGAATTTACTGAACTGATTGTAAAGCGGATTCAGGAAATAATGGGTGATGTAATAAGTAAGTTAGGATTACCTTCATTTGTAATATCTCAAATCGAATGTCAATTAACAGCACATAATGATGGTAACTATTACAAAATGCATAATGATAATGGCAGTCCAGAAACGGCTACCAGAGAATTAACCTATGTTTATTATTTTAATAAACAACCAAAGGCTTTTTCTGGAGGTGAACTAATAATTTATGACAGTAAAATTGAAAATAATTTTTATGTAAATGCAGAATCTTATAAAAAATTAGAACCACTAAATAACAGTATTGTGTTTTTCATCAGCCGATATATGCATGAAGTTTTACCTGTGATTTGTCCCTCTAAAGCTTTTGCCGATAGTCGTTTTACTATTAACGGCTGGGTACGCCGATAA
- a CDS encoding ABC exporter membrane fusion protein: protein MKISLTHKHKNVEMLQESEEISEAFLFSPKFRWLVALGLICIVGIGIGVLYLARLSATTKKSVAITQVKQPIISKVNALGRLEPAGEVIKVSAPTNPSIGSGSRVVKLLVDQGDQVRAGQVIAILDNYDRLQANLIEAQKQVQVAQYRLAQVKAGAKPAELAAIQANVQNLQAQLDGEIQTQEATIARTKAELQNADIEFRRNQALYHEGAIAAATLDSRRLALTTAQEQLNSAKANLERTKRTLTAQIQEAKATWEKTAQVRPTDVATAQAEIDSAIATVSKMRSELKLAYVRAPQAGQILRIQTHPGETVGDQGVVELGQTNQMYAIAEIYESDITKIRPGQTTSITSPSNAFGGKLSGTVDQIGLTVAKKDVLDSDPTAATDARVIEVKIRLDKAASQKVAHLTNLQVNVEINTNGNGA, encoded by the coding sequence ATGAAAATCTCACTCACACATAAGCACAAAAACGTCGAGATGTTGCAAGAGTCTGAAGAAATTAGTGAAGCGTTTCTATTTTCACCTAAATTTCGTTGGTTAGTTGCTTTGGGTCTTATTTGTATAGTGGGGATAGGAATAGGAGTTTTATATTTAGCTCGTTTATCGGCTACAACTAAAAAGTCGGTAGCAATTACACAAGTTAAACAACCGATCATTTCCAAAGTAAATGCGTTAGGAAGATTAGAACCAGCAGGTGAAGTGATTAAGGTTTCTGCTCCTACGAATCCCAGTATTGGTAGTGGTAGCCGTGTCGTGAAATTATTAGTAGATCAAGGTGATCAGGTACGAGCAGGACAAGTGATTGCTATTTTAGATAATTACGATCGCCTACAAGCTAACTTAATAGAAGCACAAAAGCAAGTTCAAGTCGCCCAATATCGTTTGGCTCAAGTTAAAGCAGGGGCAAAACCAGCAGAATTAGCGGCTATTCAAGCAAATGTGCAAAACTTACAAGCCCAACTAGATGGTGAAATCCAAACCCAAGAAGCCACCATTGCTCGTACGAAAGCAGAGTTACAGAATGCAGACATCGAATTTCGGCGCAATCAAGCACTTTATCATGAAGGAGCGATCGCAGCTGCAACATTAGATAGTCGCAGATTAGCTCTAACAACCGCCCAAGAACAACTAAACAGCGCTAAAGCCAACTTAGAGCGCACTAAACGCACCTTAACAGCCCAAATTCAAGAAGCCAAAGCCACCTGGGAAAAAACAGCCCAGGTACGTCCTACAGACGTAGCAACAGCCCAGGCAGAAATAGATAGTGCCATTGCTACAGTTAGTAAAATGCGATCTGAATTGAAATTAGCTTATGTCCGAGCGCCACAAGCTGGCCAAATTCTGCGGATTCAAACTCATCCCGGAGAAACAGTCGGCGATCAAGGAGTGGTAGAACTTGGGCAAACTAATCAAATGTATGCGATCGCAGAGATTTACGAAAGTGATATTACCAAGATTCGCCCTGGTCAAACTACCAGTATTACCAGCCCCAGCAATGCTTTTGGTGGTAAATTAAGCGGCACTGTTGATCAAATTGGCTTAACAGTAGCAAAAAAAGACGTACTAGACAGCGATCCCACAGCTGCAACAGATGCCAGAGTAATTGAAGTCAAAATTCGTTTAGATAAAGCTGCCAGTCAAAAAGTAGCTCACTTAACCAACCTTCAAGTCAACGTCGAGATTAATACTAATGGGAATGGGGCATAG
- the devC gene encoding ABC transporter permease DevC, translated as MFKHKIPLAWLQLKKQRGRFIVALCGITFANFLMLMQLGFQSALYDSNTRFHLLLQTDLVIISRQAQNLGLLSSFPRRRLFQAANLSQVESVNPLYIRLGVWKSLETKLDESILVIGFNPEQPAFNLPEVNRNLDLIKYPDTLLFDRNANGKYQQAIASITQGQSVTTEMQGHKVTIKGLYEVGASFVANASVITSDQNFLRIFSSQSAGKVNLGLIKLKPHSDANIVVKALQSYLTDDVKVLTRQEFIDFEKKYWQESGAIGFIFSLGVTIGFLVGVIIVYQIIYSDVMDHIAEYATLKAMGFRNRYLLSVVFQEALIIAVLGYIPGCLISFGMYTVTRNATKLPLFMTTERVIQVLILTIIMCLISGAIAMRKLNTADPADIF; from the coding sequence ATGTTTAAACACAAAATTCCATTAGCTTGGTTGCAATTAAAAAAGCAAAGGGGGCGTTTTATTGTTGCTCTTTGCGGAATTACTTTTGCTAACTTTCTCATGTTAATGCAGTTGGGCTTTCAGTCTGCTTTATATGACAGCAATACACGCTTTCATCTGCTTTTACAAACAGACTTAGTAATAATTAGTCGTCAAGCACAAAACTTAGGACTTCTCAGTAGTTTTCCTCGGCGGCGTTTATTTCAAGCTGCAAATTTATCCCAAGTTGAATCAGTCAATCCCCTATATATCCGCTTAGGTGTTTGGAAAAGTCTAGAGACTAAGCTGGATGAATCTATTTTGGTGATTGGTTTTAATCCAGAACAACCTGCATTTAACTTGCCAGAAGTCAATAGAAATTTAGATTTAATTAAATATCCAGATACATTGTTATTTGATCGTAATGCCAACGGAAAATACCAACAAGCGATCGCCTCTATAACTCAAGGTCAATCTGTCACAACAGAAATGCAAGGACATAAAGTCACAATTAAAGGTTTATACGAAGTTGGCGCATCTTTTGTAGCTAATGCGAGTGTGATTACCAGTGACCAAAACTTTTTACGAATTTTTTCATCACAGTCAGCAGGTAAAGTCAACCTTGGTTTAATTAAGCTAAAACCTCACAGTGATGCCAATATCGTAGTTAAAGCATTGCAGTCTTACCTTACAGATGATGTGAAAGTTCTTACCCGTCAAGAATTTATTGATTTTGAAAAGAAATATTGGCAAGAAAGTGGTGCAATTGGATTTATTTTTTCTTTAGGTGTCACAATCGGTTTTTTAGTTGGTGTAATTATTGTTTATCAAATTATTTATAGTGATGTGATGGATCACATTGCTGAATACGCCACATTAAAAGCAATGGGATTTCGTAATAGATACTTATTATCTGTTGTATTTCAAGAAGCATTAATTATAGCAGTGCTTGGTTATATTCCTGGCTGTTTAATTTCCTTTGGCATGTATACAGTAACTCGGAATGCTACAAAATTACCATTATTTATGACTACCGAGCGCGTTATTCAAGTTTTAATATTGACGATTATTATGTGCCTAATTTCTGGAGCGATCGCCATGCGAAAGTTGAACACAGCAGACCCAGCAGATATTTTTTAA
- a CDS encoding pyridoxal phosphate-dependent aminotransferase, producing MTFFTSRMQAVQSPIIPIIGELIKNSPGTISLGQGVVSYNPPPEAIELLPKFLAEPTNNLYQPVEGIPPLLAALTAKLSTFNGIEINSENCIVVTAGSNMGFMNAILAITSPDDEIILNTPYYFNHEMAIAMAGCQAVLVETDENYQLRLEAIAQAITPKTRAIVTISPNNPTGVVYSQAALHQVNQICGELGIYHISDEAYEYFTYNQVKHVSPGAFASSSKYTISLYSLSKAYGFASWRIGYMVIPQHLLVAVKKVQDTILICPPVISQYAALGALQAKDDYLKENIGAIAEVRQLVIADLHRLKSLCSITPADGAFYFFLKVHTQMDALELVKRLIQEYKVAVIPGTTFGINNGCYLRVAYGALQKHTAKEGMNRLVQGLQTILNSIKENIDYK from the coding sequence ATGACATTTTTCACTTCCCGTATGCAGGCGGTACAGTCGCCAATTATTCCTATAATTGGGGAATTAATTAAAAACTCTCCTGGAACTATATCTTTAGGACAGGGTGTAGTTTCGTATAATCCACCACCAGAAGCAATAGAACTTTTACCCAAATTTCTCGCCGAACCCACGAATAATTTATATCAACCAGTGGAGGGTATTCCTCCTTTATTAGCAGCACTGACAGCAAAATTGTCAACTTTTAACGGTATTGAAATCAACAGCGAAAACTGTATTGTTGTCACCGCAGGTAGCAATATGGGGTTTATGAACGCCATTCTAGCTATAACTTCCCCAGACGATGAAATTATTCTCAATACACCTTATTATTTCAATCATGAAATGGCGATCGCAATGGCGGGTTGTCAAGCTGTATTAGTAGAGACAGACGAAAATTACCAATTACGTCTAGAAGCGATCGCTCAAGCAATTACACCCAAAACACGAGCGATCGTCACCATTTCTCCTAATAATCCCACAGGAGTTGTTTATTCTCAAGCCGCATTACACCAAGTAAATCAAATTTGTGGCGAACTTGGCATTTACCACATTAGCGATGAAGCATACGAATATTTTACTTATAACCAAGTCAAACACGTTTCTCCTGGCGCATTTGCTAGCAGTAGTAAGTATACAATTTCCCTCTACAGCCTTTCTAAAGCTTATGGTTTTGCTAGTTGGCGTATTGGCTATATGGTGATTCCTCAACACCTGCTGGTGGCTGTCAAAAAAGTCCAAGATACAATTTTGATTTGTCCGCCAGTAATTTCTCAGTATGCGGCTTTAGGGGCATTGCAAGCAAAAGATGACTATTTAAAAGAAAATATTGGTGCGATCGCTGAAGTCCGGCAACTAGTAATAGCAGATTTGCATAGATTAAAAAGCTTATGTAGTATTACTCCTGCCGATGGTGCTTTCTATTTTTTCCTAAAAGTTCACACTCAAATGGATGCTTTGGAATTAGTCAAAAGATTAATTCAAGAATATAAAGTAGCAGTGATTCCCGGTACAACCTTTGGCATCAACAACGGATGTTATCTTAGAGTTGCTTATGGTGCATTGCAAAAACACACTGCCAAAGAAGGTATGAATAGATTAGTACAAGGTTTGCAAACTATATTGAATAGTATTAAAGAAAATATTGATTATAAGTAG
- a CDS encoding DevA family ABC transporter ATP-binding protein, whose protein sequence is MQIINRRNLNQLITDEPVIFIRNINHYFGKGSIRKKVLHNINLDIYPGEIVIMTGPSGSGKTTLLSLIGALRSCQPGSGSLKVIGQELCNAKPNQLIATRRQIGYIFQGHNLLDSLTARQNVELSLELHNHSSGKARQAKARRMLQAVGLGNQINSYPENLSGGQKQRVAIARALVANPKIILADEPTASLDKKSGRDVVELMQNLAQEQGCTILLVTHDNRILDIALRVIYMEDGYLVVD, encoded by the coding sequence ATGCAAATAATCAATCGACGAAATTTAAATCAATTGATAACTGATGAACCTGTCATTTTCATCCGCAATATTAATCATTACTTTGGTAAAGGCAGCATACGTAAAAAAGTTTTACATAACATCAATTTAGATATTTATCCAGGCGAAATAGTAATTATGACTGGCCCTTCTGGGTCAGGAAAAACTACCCTATTATCATTAATTGGGGCATTGCGCTCTTGTCAACCAGGTAGCGGCAGCTTAAAAGTTATTGGTCAAGAACTCTGCAATGCTAAACCAAATCAACTAATCGCAACGCGACGACAGATTGGCTACATTTTCCAAGGGCATAATCTTTTAGATAGCTTAACAGCACGGCAAAATGTCGAGTTGTCTTTGGAACTACATAATCACTCGTCTGGGAAAGCAAGACAGGCAAAAGCAAGACGAATGCTGCAAGCAGTAGGATTAGGAAATCAAATTAACTCTTATCCAGAAAATTTATCTGGAGGTCAAAAACAAAGAGTTGCGATCGCCCGTGCCTTAGTAGCAAATCCTAAAATTATTCTTGCTGATGAACCGACAGCTTCACTTGATAAGAAATCAGGGCGAGATGTAGTAGAACTAATGCAAAATCTCGCCCAAGAACAAGGCTGTACTATTTTACTTGTGACTCATGACAATCGCATTCTAGATATTGCCCTTCGGGTTATTTATATGGAAGATGGTTATTTAGTAGTTGATTGA
- a CDS encoding reverse transcriptase-like protein: protein MHYYSHPGFNHISSSQVTVYCYAISKKNPGWSIAATYNLDRKILATTRQYLGDVPKNIAEYHSIILGLKKSQELNFRNVMLCSNNLRVINQLQGFGEVDDLALMPLYHQVILLLSRFQFYKLEYRSWSEMKVMFSTILDMTEK from the coding sequence ATGCATTATTATAGTCACCCTGGATTTAATCATATTTCGAGTAGTCAGGTTACTGTTTACTGTTATGCCATATCTAAGAAAAATCCAGGTTGGTCTATTGCTGCCACGTACAATTTAGATAGAAAAATCCTCGCAACAACACGCCAATACCTGGGAGATGTACCAAAGAACATTGCTGAATATCACAGTATTATTTTGGGATTGAAAAAATCCCAAGAATTGAACTTTCGTAATGTGATGCTTTGTAGTAATAATCTGCGAGTTATCAATCAATTGCAAGGATTTGGTGAGGTTGACGATTTAGCTTTAATGCCACTTTATCATCAAGTAATTCTTCTCCTCAGTCGCTTTCAGTTTTATAAGTTGGAGTATAGATCATGGTCTGAAATGAAAGTGATGTTTAGCACTATTTTGGACATGACTGAAAAATAA
- a CDS encoding YbhB/YbcL family Raf kinase inhibitor-like protein, with protein MEIRSSAFFIGNTIPFKYTCDGDDISPPIHWEAPPQQTKSFALIVDDPDAPDETFTHWVIYNIPADTRELPEDVPKQSQLPDGVLQGENSFGKVGFGGPCPPKNETHRYFFKIYALDQMLDLPAEANKQQLLAAIDNHVLDKAEVMGRYAREIK; from the coding sequence ATGGAAATTAGAAGCTCAGCTTTTTTTATCGGCAACACTATTCCCTTTAAATACACTTGTGATGGAGATGATATTTCTCCTCCTATACATTGGGAAGCACCACCTCAACAAACAAAGAGTTTTGCCTTGATTGTTGATGACCCTGATGCACCCGACGAAACGTTTACTCATTGGGTTATTTACAATATTCCAGCGGATACTCGCGAATTACCAGAAGATGTTCCTAAGCAGTCTCAACTTCCTGACGGCGTATTGCAAGGAGAAAATAGTTTTGGCAAGGTGGGCTTTGGAGGACCTTGCCCACCAAAAAATGAGACCCATCGCTACTTTTTCAAAATCTATGCGTTAGATCAAATGCTCGATTTGCCAGCAGAAGCAAACAAACAACAGCTACTAGCAGCCATAGATAACCATGTATTGGATAAAGCAGAAGTTATGGGACGCTATGCTAGGGAAATTAAGTAA
- a CDS encoding carbon dioxide-concentrating mechanism protein CcmK translates to MTLALGMIEVYGIPAAIEAGDAMCKAARVTLVGYENTDLGRITVLIRGNVGEVNVAVSAGLAAVKQVNGGEILSNHVIPRPHENLEYVLPIHRSANVEQFAADIRFPPPLSA, encoded by the coding sequence ATGACACTGGCACTAGGTATGATTGAAGTCTATGGCATTCCCGCAGCAATAGAAGCAGGGGATGCTATGTGTAAAGCTGCTCGTGTCACTTTGGTTGGTTATGAAAATACTGATTTGGGACGAATTACTGTCTTAATTCGGGGAAATGTGGGTGAGGTGAATGTGGCTGTAAGTGCAGGATTGGCAGCAGTAAAGCAAGTTAACGGAGGCGAGATACTGAGCAATCATGTTATTCCTCGTCCCCATGAAAATTTAGAATATGTTTTACCGATTCATCGCAGTGCCAATGTGGAGCAATTTGCGGCAGATATCCGGTTTCCTCCACCTTTATCAGCGTAA
- a CDS encoding SDR family oxidoreductase has translation MLKILVTGATGNVGKEVIRLLQSYDCHICAAVRNPNSAKQILGSNIPSVSFDFTNPDTFANAFVQVNKLFLVRPPALANIRKQIAPVLNAAKLAGVEHIIFLSIQGAERNRFLPHSKIERYIEQLGIPATFLRASFFMQNFNTTHLQDIKTRGELLMPAGNGKTSFIDVRDVAAVAVRTLMEDGHQAKAYELTGGEALTYYEVADIFTSVLGKLVRYSPSLFKFVQQMHSSGLPMNFVLIMVGIYTTTRLGLAGNITSDVEQLLNRSPLNIRQYVENYQQFWL, from the coding sequence ATGCTAAAAATTTTAGTGACAGGTGCAACTGGAAATGTCGGTAAAGAAGTTATTCGCTTACTACAATCCTACGATTGTCATATCTGTGCCGCAGTTAGAAATCCCAACAGTGCTAAACAGATATTAGGCAGTAATATCCCAAGTGTCTCCTTCGATTTTACCAATCCCGACACCTTTGCAAATGCTTTTGTTCAAGTCAATAAGCTTTTTTTAGTACGTCCACCTGCCCTTGCCAATATTCGCAAACAAATTGCCCCAGTCCTTAATGCTGCAAAACTTGCTGGCGTTGAGCATATCATATTTTTATCAATACAAGGAGCCGAACGTAACCGTTTTTTGCCCCACTCTAAAATTGAACGCTATATCGAACAATTGGGTATTCCTGCCACCTTTTTAAGGGCTAGCTTTTTCATGCAAAATTTCAATACCACCCACCTCCAAGACATTAAAACTCGTGGTGAATTACTAATGCCAGCAGGTAATGGTAAAACAAGTTTCATTGATGTGCGGGATGTTGCTGCTGTTGCAGTTCGTACTTTAATGGAAGATGGGCATCAAGCAAAAGCTTATGAGCTTACAGGTGGAGAAGCTTTAACCTATTACGAAGTTGCAGACATCTTCACATCGGTTTTAGGTAAACTAGTACGCTATAGTCCCTCTTTATTCAAGTTTGTGCAACAAATGCACTCATCGGGATTACCCATGAACTTTGTTTTAATAATGGTAGGAATTTACACTACCACCCGTTTAGGATTGGCAGGCAACATTACATCTGATGTAGAACAATTGCTCAATCGTTCACCGTTGAATATACGGCAGTATGTCGAGAATTATCAACAGTTTTGGTTATAA
- a CDS encoding FAD-binding protein: MNSIFSDLKHIIEGEVSNTKAELEALSHDFGGIIQKQPQIIVRPQNCHDVAKAIKYAAKQGLTISSRAAGHTLSGQSLNQDGILLDMSNLNQIHEFHSNKLWFKADAGVTWKQVIDTSLLYGVIPPVLTNNFEVTLGGTLSAGGLGLSSFRHGSQADNCLGLEVVTGTGDIVWCTPEKNSELFNHVLCGYGQFGIITQVQNRLRKYRPLTRSYFLCYDDLDILLNDQRLLTSEERIDGLVSLFSPCLLGVSRANGNKIKPLIQWFYRMQITLEVDSIDDINEIELLSSLNFYRHIHTEDLTFNKFIQPIAQVSHPVDTANSWIDVILPSSIAKKYIDTALQHLPSFIDFRTVPVGSFCLLTRNMKMPMFPLPQEDLVIGLGLYPTIPKSQIQHVIEQLNFLTDLGLQMGGKRYMATWANFDLPRWRLQYGDYWSKVNEIKRKYDPHKILNPGFFKYEEVEQKHESHALL; the protein is encoded by the coding sequence ATGAACAGTATTTTTTCAGATTTAAAACACATCATTGAAGGTGAAGTTAGTAATACAAAAGCAGAGTTAGAAGCACTTTCTCATGACTTTGGTGGAATTATTCAAAAACAACCTCAAATAATTGTTCGTCCTCAAAATTGTCATGATGTTGCTAAAGCTATTAAATACGCCGCCAAGCAAGGATTAACTATTTCTTCAAGAGCAGCAGGACATACATTAAGTGGTCAATCTTTAAACCAAGATGGCATTCTCTTAGATATGAGTAATCTTAATCAAATTCATGAGTTTCACTCAAATAAACTTTGGTTTAAAGCCGATGCTGGTGTTACTTGGAAGCAAGTTATTGATACTTCACTACTGTATGGTGTGATTCCTCCTGTTCTCACAAATAACTTTGAAGTTACTTTGGGGGGAACCCTCTCAGCAGGTGGTTTGGGATTGAGTTCTTTTCGTCACGGTTCTCAAGCTGATAATTGTCTAGGTTTGGAAGTTGTAACCGGAACAGGAGATATAGTCTGGTGTACGCCAGAAAAAAATAGTGAACTTTTTAATCATGTTCTTTGTGGTTATGGTCAATTTGGCATCATTACTCAAGTACAAAATCGATTAAGAAAATATCGTCCTTTGACTCGTAGTTATTTTCTTTGTTATGACGATTTAGATATCCTTTTGAATGATCAGCGTTTACTAACATCAGAAGAACGTATTGATGGTTTAGTATCTTTATTTTCTCCCTGTTTATTAGGAGTATCGAGAGCAAATGGAAATAAAATTAAACCTCTAATTCAGTGGTTTTATCGGATGCAAATTACTTTAGAAGTAGATTCTATTGATGATATCAATGAGATAGAATTGCTCTCTAGTTTGAATTTTTATCGCCACATTCACACTGAAGATCTGACTTTTAATAAATTTATCCAACCAATAGCACAAGTATCTCATCCTGTAGATACTGCTAATTCCTGGATAGATGTGATTTTGCCGAGTTCAATAGCAAAAAAATATATAGATACTGCTCTCCAACACTTACCTTCTTTCATTGATTTTCGGACTGTACCCGTAGGTTCATTTTGCTTACTTACTCGCAATATGAAAATGCCTATGTTCCCTTTACCTCAAGAAGATTTAGTTATTGGATTAGGGCTATATCCGACTATCCCTAAATCTCAAATTCAACATGTTATAGAACAGTTAAATTTTTTGACCGACCTTGGTTTGCAGATGGGTGGTAAAAGATATATGGCTACCTGGGCAAACTTTGATTTACCACGATGGCGACTGCAATATGGTGATTATTGGTCTAAAGTTAACGAGATTAAGCGTAAATATGACCCTCATAAGATATTAAATCCTGGTTTTTTTAAGTATGAAGAGGTTGAGCAAAAACATGAATCTCATGCATTATTATAG